In the Malania oleifera isolate guangnan ecotype guangnan chromosome 1, ASM2987363v1, whole genome shotgun sequence genome, one interval contains:
- the LOC131157971 gene encoding protein IRON-RELATED TRANSCRIPTION FACTOR 3-like isoform X2, with the protein MSTDLEAAVPSDDDVSVATEKRVSRSVCSPKTPRKVPKKIRKSEREKLKRDHLNVLFLELGQTLEQAHHNNGKACILTDATRLLRELLAQIDNLKNENAALLSEYHCVTVETDEVREENSTFKAEIKKLESELEERSRSKSAWNIDLSKSRDNSKPQLLTDHLMPVTEPATAIAPVFVVPLHHEHQDYPNSDTAGTTNLLSSVARPRARYASQMDSWPSEILSEPQNTTQ; encoded by the exons ATGTCCACAGATTTGGAGGCTGCTGTTCCATCTGATGATGATGTCAGCGTGGCGACTGAGAAACGAGTAAGCAG ATCTGTCTGTAGCCCAAAAACTCCCAGGAAAGTTCCTAAGAAAATTCGTAAATCTGAGAGAGAGAAGCTGAAGCGTGATCATCTGAATGTGCTATTTCTTGAGCTGGGCCAAACTCTTG AACAAGCTCATCATAACAATGGAAAGGCCTGTATATTGACTGATGCAACTCGACTCCTCCGAGAACTGCTTGCTCAGATTGACAATCTAAAAAATGAGAATGCAGCTCTGCTGAGTGAATATCATTGT GTGACTGTTGAGACAGATGAAGTGAGGGAGGAGAATTCTACCTTCAAAGCTGAAATCAAGAAGCTGGAAAGTGAACTTGAAGAAAGAAGTCGATCCAAATCAGCATGGAACATAGATCTCTCCAAGTCTCGAGACAATTCGAAACCACAGCTGCTGACTGACCATCTGATGCCTGTCACGGAGCCAGCGACCGCTATCGCTCCTGTCTTTGTTGTGCCCTTGCATCATGAACACCAAGATTACCCCAACTCTGATACAGCAGGCACCACCAACCTTCTTTCGAGTGTCGCCAGACCGCGTGCACGTTATGCATCCCAGATGGATTCTTGGCCTTCAGAAATTCTTTCTGAACCGCAGAACACAACTCAATAA